A genomic stretch from Pseudomonas mendocina includes:
- a CDS encoding PD-(D/E)XK nuclease family protein — MSTTITVRASSWGSLFDCAYRWEGVHLLGIKSPSSPRALLGTAIHAGTAAFDIARVNGQDVSADDAAEVFVQTLRHPEFDVDWRGADLTPRDAEATGLALHIRYCNDISPHYEFVAVEMETKPLEINCGDGQIVRLTGTLDRARIRRHGEGVGIADVKTGTAAVTAEGVAKTKGHKPQIGTYELLYEHTTGQRCTAPAEIIGLKTKGKAEAATGEIIGARELMVGSESFPGLIQFAADMFRSGHFPPNPQSMLCSARYCPRWATCPYHD, encoded by the coding sequence GTGAGTACCACTATTACCGTGCGAGCCTCGTCGTGGGGATCGCTGTTCGACTGCGCTTACCGCTGGGAAGGGGTTCACCTGTTGGGTATCAAATCACCTAGTAGCCCACGCGCCCTGCTAGGGACTGCTATTCACGCTGGCACCGCAGCATTCGATATCGCACGCGTAAACGGACAGGACGTGTCGGCAGACGATGCGGCCGAGGTTTTCGTCCAGACCCTGCGCCACCCCGAGTTCGATGTTGACTGGCGAGGTGCAGACCTCACACCACGCGATGCTGAAGCTACCGGCCTGGCCCTCCACATCCGGTACTGCAACGACATTAGCCCGCACTATGAGTTTGTCGCGGTAGAGATGGAAACCAAGCCGCTTGAGATCAACTGCGGCGACGGCCAGATCGTTCGGCTGACCGGCACGCTCGACCGTGCCCGCATTCGTCGACATGGTGAAGGCGTTGGTATTGCTGACGTGAAGACTGGTACCGCGGCGGTAACAGCCGAAGGCGTGGCCAAAACAAAAGGCCACAAGCCACAGATTGGCACCTACGAGCTGCTGTATGAGCACACCACCGGCCAGCGCTGCACAGCCCCGGCTGAGATCATTGGCCTCAAGACCAAAGGCAAAGCCGAAGCCGCTACCGGCGAAATCATCGGCGCACGTGAACTGATGGTCGGCAGTGAAAGCTTCCCCGGACTGATCCAGTTCGCCGCAGACATGTTCCGCAGCGGCCACTTCCCACCGAACCCGCAGAGCATGCTCTGTAGTGCACGGTACTGCCCACGCTGGGCGACTTGCCCTTATCACGATTGA
- the recT gene encoding recombination protein RecT yields MSQATQLADLRTTSKQVAKDAGIGNVKKFFESQKATLMAVLPQHVNADRMLKIALGAMRTTPKLMNCTVESLFGAIVQCSQLGLEPNTPLGHAYLIPFDNKRAGKTEVQIVFGYKGLVDLARRSGQIVSISAHEVCQKDQFEYEYGLDEKLMHRPALGARGDVIAFYAVAKLVGGGYAFEVMSRAQIEEIRDASQNYKFARDKGSTVWGQHFVEMGRKTVLRRLFKYLPVSIELATAAALDSKVDHDTQSLDAVLSGEYQVVDDDAPTGADDDQPSLSHTPDEQVDLVSGEITRTSETTPAAQQPKQAQPQAGESEELDMG; encoded by the coding sequence ATGTCCCAAGCAACCCAGCTCGCAGACCTGCGCACTACCTCTAAGCAGGTGGCGAAAGATGCCGGTATCGGCAACGTTAAGAAGTTCTTCGAGAGTCAGAAAGCAACGCTGATGGCCGTGTTGCCGCAGCACGTTAATGCCGACCGCATGCTGAAAATCGCCCTCGGCGCCATGCGTACAACACCAAAACTAATGAATTGCACTGTTGAGTCACTGTTCGGCGCCATCGTTCAGTGTTCACAGCTTGGTCTGGAGCCAAACACTCCCCTTGGTCACGCCTACCTAATCCCGTTCGACAACAAACGAGCGGGTAAGACCGAAGTGCAAATTGTCTTCGGCTACAAAGGCCTGGTAGACCTTGCTCGACGTTCCGGGCAGATCGTCAGCATCTCGGCACATGAGGTGTGCCAGAAGGACCAATTCGAGTACGAGTACGGCCTAGATGAAAAGTTGATGCACCGACCGGCTCTCGGTGCACGCGGTGACGTGATTGCCTTCTATGCGGTGGCCAAATTGGTCGGCGGCGGCTACGCCTTCGAGGTCATGAGCCGCGCACAGATCGAGGAGATCCGCGACGCCAGCCAGAATTACAAATTCGCCCGCGACAAAGGCAGCACAGTCTGGGGCCAGCACTTCGTGGAAATGGGCCGCAAAACCGTTCTGCGGCGACTGTTCAAGTACCTGCCGGTTAGCATTGAGCTGGCCACTGCTGCCGCGTTAGACAGCAAAGTCGATCACGACACCCAGTCACTCGACGCCGTGCTGAGCGGCGAATACCAAGTAGTTGATGATGACGCGCCCACCGGCGCTGACGATGATCAGCCGTCCTTGTCGCATACCCCTGACGAACAAGTGGACCTGGTGAGTGGCGAAATAACGCGCACGTCCGAAACCACTCCGGCAGCCCAGCAACCGAAACAAGCTCAGCCGCAGGCAGGCGAATCCGAAGAACTGGACATGGGGTAA
- a CDS encoding AAA family ATPase: MRISSITISNFQGLRHAALVVSEPVLLVSGNNGAGKSSLMDAISMALTGEPRRVSKKKDLPQLITEGQKKSESHITWIDPNGDEQASWAMLPKGNTAPLIDTPYLPFVLDASKFAALDGKDRRKLLFDLTGSSASPNEAAKRLLARGADATLVEKIKPMLRAGFPAAAEQAKEYAAEARGAWKAITGEAYGSEKAEDWEPEAIQISGIDQAQVDQAFEQLNVINQDMAEAQQTLGGHLANAASAVQRQQRIDQLRTLVDQMPRRKIKLAEDEKHRNEWDAKLAGARRAAETSPLLTPLECPHCKGSLELHRAATDEHFSLRAYVESEKVADPEAAKRVAEYNGYLESALRAVQNSRRDLDECTSAADQLAVLEQESATAPTAEAIANAEQMINELRQERDKLSAKHQALQDAMALNIGRETMIAKATSHHEQVKAWVKIAEGLAPDGIPGDILKSALEPVNTMLSTISDMAKWAQVHIRDDIEITYGGRLYGLLSESEKWRCDALLAVTIARQSGLGIVTLDRFDVLQPSARPQILTLLRNLTQAGEMDTAILTGTMKEALPKVPSGIQQVWIEGGQIAAPISAAA, encoded by the coding sequence ATGCGTATCTCATCTATCACCATTTCCAACTTTCAGGGGCTGCGTCATGCGGCCCTTGTTGTTTCTGAGCCTGTGCTGCTTGTCTCCGGTAACAACGGAGCGGGTAAATCCTCGCTGATGGATGCCATCAGCATGGCTCTGACTGGCGAACCTCGCCGCGTATCAAAGAAAAAGGATCTGCCCCAGCTGATCACCGAAGGTCAAAAGAAAAGCGAATCCCACATCACTTGGATCGACCCAAACGGTGATGAACAGGCATCCTGGGCCATGCTGCCCAAGGGCAACACCGCGCCTTTGATCGACACCCCATACCTGCCATTTGTGCTCGATGCGTCCAAGTTTGCCGCCTTGGATGGCAAAGATCGCCGCAAATTGCTGTTTGATCTGACCGGCTCCAGCGCTAGCCCAAACGAAGCGGCCAAGCGCTTGCTCGCACGCGGCGCAGACGCCACTTTGGTCGAGAAAATCAAACCCATGTTACGCGCAGGCTTCCCCGCTGCTGCCGAGCAAGCCAAGGAATATGCCGCCGAGGCGCGTGGTGCCTGGAAAGCAATTACTGGTGAGGCCTACGGCAGCGAGAAAGCCGAAGACTGGGAGCCGGAAGCAATCCAGATCAGCGGTATAGACCAGGCACAAGTTGATCAGGCGTTTGAGCAATTAAATGTCATCAACCAAGACATGGCCGAGGCCCAACAGACCCTCGGCGGTCATCTGGCCAACGCAGCCTCAGCAGTCCAACGCCAACAACGTATCGACCAACTGCGCACCCTGGTCGACCAAATGCCACGCCGTAAAATCAAGCTGGCCGAAGACGAGAAGCATCGAAACGAGTGGGATGCCAAGTTGGCTGGAGCTCGGCGTGCTGCCGAAACGAGCCCTCTGCTTACTCCGTTGGAATGCCCACACTGCAAAGGTTCGCTGGAGCTGCATCGAGCAGCAACTGACGAGCACTTCAGCCTCCGTGCCTACGTTGAATCAGAGAAAGTCGCTGATCCGGAAGCGGCCAAGCGGGTGGCCGAATACAACGGCTATCTGGAAAGCGCTCTGCGTGCAGTGCAGAACAGCAGGCGTGACCTAGACGAGTGCACCAGTGCCGCAGATCAACTTGCCGTCTTGGAGCAAGAATCTGCCACAGCGCCAACTGCTGAGGCTATCGCCAACGCCGAACAGATGATCAACGAGCTGCGCCAGGAACGCGACAAGCTGAGCGCCAAGCACCAAGCTTTGCAGGACGCCATGGCCCTTAACATCGGGCGTGAAACGATGATCGCAAAAGCAACATCGCATCACGAACAGGTCAAAGCCTGGGTGAAAATCGCTGAGGGTCTCGCTCCTGATGGCATCCCCGGTGACATCTTGAAATCAGCTTTGGAACCAGTAAATACCATGCTCAGCACCATATCCGACATGGCGAAATGGGCTCAGGTGCATATCCGCGACGATATCGAAATCACCTACGGAGGCCGCCTATATGGCCTGCTCAGTGAGTCCGAAAAATGGCGCTGTGACGCACTGCTGGCCGTAACCATCGCCCGCCAGTCTGGCCTGGGCATCGTGACCTTGGATCGTTTCGACGTACTTCAGCCGTCAGCACGTCCGCAGATTCTTACTC
- a CDS encoding DNA translocase FtsK has translation MTKAAAAVRAEPKTVQQVTEQVAESLTESVELTDEHPKLSPVQLSSETLGRDLLQVLLQEIRALPDVWPKLNEKKQAAVIERLTSTVTRATTHAVKLIAAGGNPTISGILESVAIKEGIKATFKVSQFDPMRHELIDSQGKVCLLVVANAADHLGGMEEVKPDPDQGELLGEQQTGDFEDDVANAEAETGPGNQDPLYTEAIQFVIRERRPAISVLQRELKVGYNRAARIIEAMEADRVVGPADENGTRRVLVSAPPENESGGQANPTGTPPAKYGSYSYSDVKALLAKASPEVTFDYLQSRLAIDQATAQGLLIRMLDDGTIVLQSEAAVPTNNTYRVAISLDDLELKMD, from the coding sequence ATGACAAAAGCAGCCGCAGCAGTACGCGCCGAACCTAAAACCGTCCAACAAGTCACCGAGCAGGTGGCCGAGTCCTTGACCGAATCGGTCGAACTAACTGACGAGCACCCCAAACTCTCCCCTGTTCAGTTGTCGAGCGAAACCCTGGGGCGCGACTTGCTGCAAGTGCTCCTTCAAGAGATCCGTGCGCTACCGGACGTCTGGCCGAAGTTGAACGAGAAGAAGCAGGCAGCCGTGATTGAACGCCTGACCTCCACCGTCACCCGCGCCACCACTCATGCTGTAAAACTGATCGCTGCCGGTGGCAACCCGACTATCAGCGGAATTCTTGAGTCAGTCGCCATCAAGGAAGGAATCAAGGCCACATTCAAGGTCAGCCAGTTTGACCCAATGCGCCATGAGCTGATCGACAGCCAAGGCAAGGTCTGCTTGCTGGTGGTGGCCAATGCAGCCGACCACCTCGGGGGCATGGAGGAAGTGAAACCCGATCCTGATCAAGGTGAATTGCTGGGCGAGCAGCAAACTGGCGACTTTGAAGATGACGTAGCCAACGCGGAAGCTGAAACCGGGCCAGGCAATCAAGACCCGCTCTACACGGAAGCCATACAGTTTGTGATACGTGAGCGCCGCCCGGCTATCAGCGTCCTTCAGCGCGAGCTGAAAGTCGGCTACAACCGCGCCGCGCGCATCATTGAAGCCATGGAAGCCGACCGTGTTGTTGGCCCTGCTGACGAGAACGGCACCCGCCGAGTACTGGTATCCGCACCACCAGAAAACGAGAGCGGTGGCCAAGCCAACCCGACCGGTACACCACCGGCAAAGTACGGCAGCTACAGCTACAGCGACGTAAAAGCACTGCTGGCTAAAGCATCCCCAGAGGTCACTTTTGACTATCTGCAAAGTCGCCTGGCCATCGACCAGGCAACAGCTCAAGGGCTGTTAATCCGCATGCTTGACGACGGCACCATTGTTCTTCAGAGCGAAGCCGCAGTGCCCACAAACAACACCTACCGGGTCGCCATTTCACTGGACGACTTGGAACTCAAAATGGACTGA